In one Corythoichthys intestinalis isolate RoL2023-P3 chromosome 16, ASM3026506v1, whole genome shotgun sequence genomic region, the following are encoded:
- the gpatch8 gene encoding G patch domain-containing protein 8 isoform X3, which yields MGMGRMEMEMDYAEDATEKRRVLEVEKEETEELRQKYKDQIEKEKAIAKALEDLRANFYCELCDKQYTKHQEFDNHINSYDHAHKQRLKDLKQREFARNVSSRSRKGGKKQEKMLRRLHELAEQRKQQDCTPGSGPMFKTTTVAVAGEKAEDGDRFAHESAPVKEKALVAKNRKTEKTSQKSTSSFSFSLGKKKNCSSPTTSASSKVSVSFSFAKKTPVKLETAAAVFTDPSEEVIEGEDCEESEKSAAEQDDPSACNVDSPKGGLRGSDGGESSGGTGTDETQPPNDESSLASTLNKLKMMMMMKKEEGNTGQEPQYYHYMPPAHCRVKPHFQFLLFMKASEQGQSKEEEEEDEGQEEKVEDASQDTDSNTVECENQENNTTTNTTPEAEKSPPASKPQDGDDVPHTAKTTPDLPASPALKEESSPPPETLEPDSGPKIPVGPFFPVLSKDESTTLQWPSELLEFTKAQPSLSYSCNPLYFDFKLSRNKGPRAAKTAKSPKPSERPDKDKQNETTPSKVEPLLKTQPDGDQPTVKAERGQSEADDGEAATSGGGSKKKKKKKKHKKSAKRSKRKAKDKDAAAEDAEGETEPTQETPKKKKKHKRKKSKNKAANQEEAAGEAKEKAKVKSADKPDPSSEQAQERGVPQSGKRKRVLKDPPNKEEGGTGKSHEKAPPSEEHGNNKRIKTEPGLTQSASCSSWAQKSPGSGRPPSSESEEEGASATQRSRRRKSSPREERRHRSEESGRSRSHSSRRGGGRRRSRRGKTSQSRSYSSSSERSSAGSSAYSRRSRSYSDSYSDYSTEGRRRGRSKRSSDSDYERRGGRGRRRSGRRRYSTSSSDDSRSRSRSYGRRKRHRRRRRSTSGSSSGWSRSTSARSARSWRRSYSRSRSSGSRSSSSAPAGSPRRRSARGSGEALRGDFNRSGVYRSQSPRVASRGLNRVVAGSQTPRLGATRDAGEYKNSLTARQLLEKIQSKKNSDDSVTGTKSGLKIKDPPQGYFGPKLPPSSKSMLPLFGKLQTGKKAPTIPLSKTDEGEKSGAGKSAEADGEVILVEPIREFPPPPPPPPVQKVEVSETTQEETSADTQVLQEPRLLYEQDSSVMIAQYQGEQEPPMETLMPDMQQQQTPMHGYAAYAPTGLEEDGLEAEEDGLAPLESQPITFTPEEMEKYSKLQQAAQQHIQQQLLAKQVKSFPSAAAAAVAAAAANLAPAPPPPALQQIHIQQPAASAASGTSIATVQHAILQHHAAAAMGIHPAHPAHPAHAQLAQVHHIPQHHLTPISLSPLGPALGHSLGHSLGHAGLIPAHPTAFLSGQPIHIIPASALHHTPLALHHVPHAALYPTLFTPRPSQAAAAAAALQLHPLLHPIFSGQDLQHPPNHGS from the exons ATGGGAATGGGACGGATGGAGATGGAG ATGGACTATGCAGAGGATGCAACAGAGAAAAGAAGAGtgcttgaagtggaaaaagaggAGACAGAGGAACTGCGGCAGAAATACAAG GATCAGATTGAAAAGGAAAAGGCAATCGCGAAAGCCCTGGAAGACCTAAGGGCTAATTTTTACTGTGAACTATGTGACAAGCAGTACACCAAACACCAGGAATTTGACAACCACATCAACTCCTACGACCACGCTCATAAACAG AGGCTAAAGGACCTCAAGCAGCGGGAGTTTGCTCGCAACGTGTCGTCACGTTCCCGCAAAGGTGGGAAGAAGCAGGAAAAGATGCTGCGTCGTCTGCACGAACTGGCTGAGCAGCGAAAACAGCAGGACTG CACGCCTGGGAGTGGACCCATGTTCAAAACCACCACTGTGGCCGTAGCTGGTGAGAAGGCAGAAGACGGAGACCGTTTTGCCCATGAAAGCGCTCCTGTAAAAGAGAAAGCTTTAGttgcaaaaaacagaaaaacggaAAAAACATCTCAGAAGTCCACGTCGTCGTTTAGCTTCTCCCTGGGCAAGAAGAAGAACTGTTCCTCGCCCACCACCAGTGCGTCCTCCAAAGTCAGCGTCTCTTTTTCCTTCGCCAAGAAGACACCGGTAAAGCTGGAGACTGCAGCGGCGGTGTTTACCGATCCCAGCGAGGAGGTGATCGAAGGAGAAGACTGTGAGGAGAGTGAAAAGTCTGCGGCGGAGCAGGACGACCCGTCCGCCTGTAATGTCGACAGTCCGAAAGGAGGCTTGCGGGGGAGCGACGGAGGAGAGTCCAGCGGTGGGACCGGGACAGACGAGACACAGCCACCCAATGACGAAAGCTCACTGGCTTCCACCCTCAACAAATtgaaaatgatgatgatgatgaagaaggaggagggcaacacgggacaagagcCTCAGTACTACCACTACATGCCACCAGCGCACTGTCGAGTGAAGCCCCACTTCCAGTTTCTGCTCTTCATGAAGGCATCTGAACAGGGTCAGAGCAAagaagaggaagaggaggacgAAGGGCAGGAGGAGAAAGTTGAGGACGCTTCTCAAGACACAGACTCCAACACTGTAGAGTGCGAGAATCAAGAAAACAATACTACCACCAACACCACCCCTGAAGCTGAAAAGAGCCCTCCAGCCTCCAAACCACAGGATGGGGACGACGTTCCACACACGGCGAAAACGACTCCCGATCTTCCCGCTTCCCCTGCGCTGAAAGAAGAAAGCTCGCCACCGCCGGAGACTTTGGAGCCCGACTCGGGTCCCAAGATCCCAGTGGGTCCGTTCTTTCCCGTGCTGAGTAAAGATGAGAGCACCACACTGCAGTGGCCCTCGGAGCTCCTGGAGTTTACTAAAGCGCAACCCTCCCTGTCCTACAGCTGCAATCCTCTATACTTTGACTTCAAGCTGTCTCGTAACAAAGGCCCGCGCGCCGCAAAGACCGCAAAGTCTCCGAAACCGAGCGAGCGGCCCGACAAAGACAAGCAAAATGAGACAACTCCCTCTAAAGTGGAACCGCTCCTTAAAACGCAGCCCGACGGCGACCAGCCCACCGTCAAGGCCGAGCGCGGCCAGTCGGAAGCAGACGACGGGGAGGCGGCGACAAGTGGCGGCGGCtccaagaagaagaaaaaaaagaagaagcacAAGAAATCAGCAAAGCGGTCCAAGCGCAAAGCCAAAGATAAGGACGCGGCGGCGGAAGACGCTGAAGGCGAGACGGAGCCCACTCAAGAGACacccaagaagaagaagaaacacaaaagaaagaAGAGCAAAAACAAAGCAGCCAATCAAGAAGAAGCTGCGGGGGAGGCAAAAGAGAAAGCCAAAGTCAAATCTGCAGATAAGCCAGATCCTTCCTCAGAGCAGGCTCAAGAGCGAGGAGTTCCACAAAGCGGGAAGAGGAAGCGCGTTCTGAAGGATCCTCCTAACAAGGAGGAAGGCGGCACGGGAAAGAGCCACGAAAAGGCTCCTCCCTCTGAGGAGCATGGCAACAACAAGCGAATAAAAACAGAGCCCGGTCTGACCCAGAGCGCCTCTTGTTCCTCTTGGGCCCAGAAGAGCCCCGGCTCAGGAAGACCTCCCAGCAGCGAGAGCGAAGAGGAAGGCGCTTCCGCCACCCAGCGTTCACGCCGCCGCAAGTCCAGTCCTCGGGAAGAAAGGCGTCACCGTAGCGAGGAGTCCGGGCGGTCCCGCAGCCACTCATCTAGACGTGGCGGCGGCCGTCGGCGGAGCCGCCGCGGGAAAACCTCCCAGAGTCGCTCGTATTCCAGCAGCTCTGAGCGCTCCTCGGCGGGCAGCAGCGCCTACAGCCGTCGCAGCCGCAGCTACTCTGACAGTTATAGCGactacagcacagagggacgcCGGCGCGGGCGCTCCAAACGATCCTCAGACTCTGACTATGAGAGGAGGGGCGGCCGAGGGCGCCGACGATCAGGACGGCGGCGGTACTCCACATCTTCTTCTGATGATTCCCGCTCACGCTCGCGGAGCTACGGCCGGAGGAAGCGACACCGACGGCGGCGACGCAGCACTTCCGGGAGCTCTAGTGGCTGGAGTCGTAGCACCAGCGCCAGAAGTGCCAGATCCTGGAGGCGCAGCTACAGCCGGAGCCGCAGCTCGGGCAGCCGCTCGTCCAGCTCCGCCCCGGCGGGCTCTCCGCGTCGGCGGAGCGCCCGTGGGAGCGGCGAGGCCCTACGCGGGGACTTTAACCGCTCCGGCGTTTATCGCTCCCAGTCTCCGCGAGTCGCCTCGCGCGGCCTCAACCGTGTCGTCGCCGGCTCGCAGACTCCTCGGTTAGGCGCCACCCGGGACGCGGGCGAGTACAAAAACTCCCTCACGGCGCGCCAGCTCCTGGAGAAGATTCAGTCCAAAAAGAATTCGGACGATTCCGTCACGGGCACCAAATCGGGTTTAAAGATCAAGGATCCGCCGCAGGGATACTTTGGCCCCAAACTCCCCCCTTCCAGCAAAAGCATGCTGCCGCTTTTTGGTAAACTTCAGACCGGGAAGAAAGCACCCACGATACCCCTTAGCAAAACGGACGAAGGTGAAAAATCTGGGGCGGGTAAGAGCGCCGAGGCCGACGGAGAGGTTATCCTGGTAGAGCCCATAAGGGAGTTCCCTCCTCCGCCGCCACCTCCACCGGTGCAGAAAGTCGAAGTGAGCGAGACGACGCAGGAAGAGACGAGTGCTGACACTCAGGTATTACAAGAACCCCGGCTGCTGTACGAGCAGGACTCCTCCGTCATGATAGCTCAGTACCAAGGGGAGCAGGAGCCCCCGATGGAGACCCTCATGCCCGACATGCAGCAGCAGCAGACCCCGATGCACGGCTATGCCGCGTACGCCCCGACCGGCCTGGAAGAGGACGGCCTGGAGGCAGAGGAGGACGGCCTGGCTCCCCTGGAGAGTCAGCCCATCACGTTCACGCCGGAGGAGATGGAGAAGTACAGCAAGCTGCAGCAGGCGGCGCAGCAGCACATCCAGCAGCAGTTGCTGGCAAAGCAGGTCAAGAGCTTCCCGTCGGCCGCCGCGGCAGCCGTGGCCGCCGCCGCTGCCAATCTGGCGCCGGCCCCGCCCCCTCCCGCCCTACAGCAGATCCACATCCAGCAGCCAGCCGCGTCGGCGGCATCCGGTACCTCCATCGCCACTGTGCAGCACGCCATCCTGCAGCATCACGCCGCCGCCGCCATGGGCATCCACCCGGCGCACCCGGCACACCCCGCCCACGCCCAGCTGGCCCAGGTGCACCACATACCCCAGCACCACCTGACCCCCATTTCCTTATCACCTCTCGGCCCCGCCTTGGGACACTCGCTGGGGCACTCGCTGGGCCACGCTGGCCTTATTCCCGCCCACCCCACGGCCTTCCTCTCCGGGCAGCCCATCCACATTATCCCGGCCTCGGCGCTCCACCATACACCCCTCGCTCTCCACCACGTGCCCCACGCCGCGCTCTACCCCACGCTCTTCACGCCTAGACCCTCGCAGGCGGCAGCAGCGGCTGCGGCTCTCCAACTCCACCCGCTCCTTCACCCCATCTTCTCAGGGCAGGACCTCCAACATCCACCTAACCACGGTTCCTGA
- the gpatch8 gene encoding G patch domain-containing protein 8 isoform X2, with protein MQGRTDPVPIILKYDVMGMGRMEMEMDYAEDATEKRRVLEVEKEETEELRQKYKDQIEKEKAIAKALEDLRANFYCELCDKQYTKHQEFDNHINSYDHAHKQRLKDLKQREFARNVSSRSRKGGKKQEKMLRRLHELAEQRKQQDCTPGSGPMFKTTTVAVAGEKAEDGDRFAHESAPVKEKALVAKNRKTEKTSQKSTSSFSFSLGKKKNCSSPTTSASSKVSVSFSFAKKTPVKLETAAAVFTDPSEEVIEGEDCEESEKSAAEQDDPSACNVDSPKGGLRGSDGGESSGGTGTDETQPPNDESSLASTLNKLKMMMMMKKEEGNTGQEPQYYHYMPPAHCRVKPHFQFLLFMKASEQGQSKEEEEEDEGQEEKVEDASQDTDSNTVECENQENNTTTNTTPEAEKSPPASKPQDGDDVPHTAKTTPDLPASPALKEESSPPPETLEPDSGPKIPVGPFFPVLSKDESTTLQWPSELLEFTKAQPSLSYSCNPLYFDFKLSRNKGPRAAKTAKSPKPSERPDKDKQNETTPSKVEPLLKTQPDGDQPTVKAERGQSEADDGEAATSGGGSKKKKKKKKHKKSAKRSKRKAKDKDAAAEDAEGETEPTQETPKKKKKHKRKKSKNKAANQEEAAGEAKEKAKVKSADKPDPSSEQAQERGVPQSGKRKRVLKDPPNKEEGGTGKSHEKAPPSEEHGNNKRIKTEPGLTQSASCSSWAQKSPGSGRPPSSESEEEGASATQRSRRRKSSPREERRHRSEESGRSRSHSSRRGGGRRRSRRGKTSQSRSYSSSSERSSAGSSAYSRRSRSYSDSYSDYSTEGRRRGRSKRSSDSDYERRGGRGRRRSGRRRYSTSSSDDSRSRSRSYGRRKRHRRRRRSTSGSSSGWSRSTSARSARSWRRSYSRSRSSGSRSSSSAPAGSPRRRSARGSGEALRGDFNRSGVYRSQSPRVASRGLNRVVAGSQTPRLGATRDAGEYKNSLTARQLLEKIQSKKNSDDSVTGTKSGLKIKDPPQGYFGPKLPPSSKSMLPLFGKLQTGKKAPTIPLSKTDEGEKSGAGKSAEADGEVILVEPIREFPPPPPPPPVQKVEVSETTQEETSADTQVLQEPRLLYEQDSSVMIAQYQGEQEPPMETLMPDMQQQQTPMHGYAAYAPTGLEEDGLEAEEDGLAPLESQPITFTPEEMEKYSKLQQAAQQHIQQQLLAKQVKSFPSAAAAAVAAAAANLAPAPPPPALQQIHIQQPAASAASGTSIATVQHAILQHHAAAAMGIHPAHPAHPAHAQLAQVHHIPQHHLTPISLSPLGPALGHSLGHSLGHAGLIPAHPTAFLSGQPIHIIPASALHHTPLALHHVPHAALYPTLFTPRPSQAAAAAAALQLHPLLHPIFSGQDLQHPPNHGS; from the exons ATGCAGG GACGCACGGACCCCGTGCCCATTATACTTAAATATGATGTCATGGGAATGGGACGGATGGAGATGGAG ATGGACTATGCAGAGGATGCAACAGAGAAAAGAAGAGtgcttgaagtggaaaaagaggAGACAGAGGAACTGCGGCAGAAATACAAG GATCAGATTGAAAAGGAAAAGGCAATCGCGAAAGCCCTGGAAGACCTAAGGGCTAATTTTTACTGTGAACTATGTGACAAGCAGTACACCAAACACCAGGAATTTGACAACCACATCAACTCCTACGACCACGCTCATAAACAG AGGCTAAAGGACCTCAAGCAGCGGGAGTTTGCTCGCAACGTGTCGTCACGTTCCCGCAAAGGTGGGAAGAAGCAGGAAAAGATGCTGCGTCGTCTGCACGAACTGGCTGAGCAGCGAAAACAGCAGGACTG CACGCCTGGGAGTGGACCCATGTTCAAAACCACCACTGTGGCCGTAGCTGGTGAGAAGGCAGAAGACGGAGACCGTTTTGCCCATGAAAGCGCTCCTGTAAAAGAGAAAGCTTTAGttgcaaaaaacagaaaaacggaAAAAACATCTCAGAAGTCCACGTCGTCGTTTAGCTTCTCCCTGGGCAAGAAGAAGAACTGTTCCTCGCCCACCACCAGTGCGTCCTCCAAAGTCAGCGTCTCTTTTTCCTTCGCCAAGAAGACACCGGTAAAGCTGGAGACTGCAGCGGCGGTGTTTACCGATCCCAGCGAGGAGGTGATCGAAGGAGAAGACTGTGAGGAGAGTGAAAAGTCTGCGGCGGAGCAGGACGACCCGTCCGCCTGTAATGTCGACAGTCCGAAAGGAGGCTTGCGGGGGAGCGACGGAGGAGAGTCCAGCGGTGGGACCGGGACAGACGAGACACAGCCACCCAATGACGAAAGCTCACTGGCTTCCACCCTCAACAAATtgaaaatgatgatgatgatgaagaaggaggagggcaacacgggacaagagcCTCAGTACTACCACTACATGCCACCAGCGCACTGTCGAGTGAAGCCCCACTTCCAGTTTCTGCTCTTCATGAAGGCATCTGAACAGGGTCAGAGCAAagaagaggaagaggaggacgAAGGGCAGGAGGAGAAAGTTGAGGACGCTTCTCAAGACACAGACTCCAACACTGTAGAGTGCGAGAATCAAGAAAACAATACTACCACCAACACCACCCCTGAAGCTGAAAAGAGCCCTCCAGCCTCCAAACCACAGGATGGGGACGACGTTCCACACACGGCGAAAACGACTCCCGATCTTCCCGCTTCCCCTGCGCTGAAAGAAGAAAGCTCGCCACCGCCGGAGACTTTGGAGCCCGACTCGGGTCCCAAGATCCCAGTGGGTCCGTTCTTTCCCGTGCTGAGTAAAGATGAGAGCACCACACTGCAGTGGCCCTCGGAGCTCCTGGAGTTTACTAAAGCGCAACCCTCCCTGTCCTACAGCTGCAATCCTCTATACTTTGACTTCAAGCTGTCTCGTAACAAAGGCCCGCGCGCCGCAAAGACCGCAAAGTCTCCGAAACCGAGCGAGCGGCCCGACAAAGACAAGCAAAATGAGACAACTCCCTCTAAAGTGGAACCGCTCCTTAAAACGCAGCCCGACGGCGACCAGCCCACCGTCAAGGCCGAGCGCGGCCAGTCGGAAGCAGACGACGGGGAGGCGGCGACAAGTGGCGGCGGCtccaagaagaagaaaaaaaagaagaagcacAAGAAATCAGCAAAGCGGTCCAAGCGCAAAGCCAAAGATAAGGACGCGGCGGCGGAAGACGCTGAAGGCGAGACGGAGCCCACTCAAGAGACacccaagaagaagaagaaacacaaaagaaagaAGAGCAAAAACAAAGCAGCCAATCAAGAAGAAGCTGCGGGGGAGGCAAAAGAGAAAGCCAAAGTCAAATCTGCAGATAAGCCAGATCCTTCCTCAGAGCAGGCTCAAGAGCGAGGAGTTCCACAAAGCGGGAAGAGGAAGCGCGTTCTGAAGGATCCTCCTAACAAGGAGGAAGGCGGCACGGGAAAGAGCCACGAAAAGGCTCCTCCCTCTGAGGAGCATGGCAACAACAAGCGAATAAAAACAGAGCCCGGTCTGACCCAGAGCGCCTCTTGTTCCTCTTGGGCCCAGAAGAGCCCCGGCTCAGGAAGACCTCCCAGCAGCGAGAGCGAAGAGGAAGGCGCTTCCGCCACCCAGCGTTCACGCCGCCGCAAGTCCAGTCCTCGGGAAGAAAGGCGTCACCGTAGCGAGGAGTCCGGGCGGTCCCGCAGCCACTCATCTAGACGTGGCGGCGGCCGTCGGCGGAGCCGCCGCGGGAAAACCTCCCAGAGTCGCTCGTATTCCAGCAGCTCTGAGCGCTCCTCGGCGGGCAGCAGCGCCTACAGCCGTCGCAGCCGCAGCTACTCTGACAGTTATAGCGactacagcacagagggacgcCGGCGCGGGCGCTCCAAACGATCCTCAGACTCTGACTATGAGAGGAGGGGCGGCCGAGGGCGCCGACGATCAGGACGGCGGCGGTACTCCACATCTTCTTCTGATGATTCCCGCTCACGCTCGCGGAGCTACGGCCGGAGGAAGCGACACCGACGGCGGCGACGCAGCACTTCCGGGAGCTCTAGTGGCTGGAGTCGTAGCACCAGCGCCAGAAGTGCCAGATCCTGGAGGCGCAGCTACAGCCGGAGCCGCAGCTCGGGCAGCCGCTCGTCCAGCTCCGCCCCGGCGGGCTCTCCGCGTCGGCGGAGCGCCCGTGGGAGCGGCGAGGCCCTACGCGGGGACTTTAACCGCTCCGGCGTTTATCGCTCCCAGTCTCCGCGAGTCGCCTCGCGCGGCCTCAACCGTGTCGTCGCCGGCTCGCAGACTCCTCGGTTAGGCGCCACCCGGGACGCGGGCGAGTACAAAAACTCCCTCACGGCGCGCCAGCTCCTGGAGAAGATTCAGTCCAAAAAGAATTCGGACGATTCCGTCACGGGCACCAAATCGGGTTTAAAGATCAAGGATCCGCCGCAGGGATACTTTGGCCCCAAACTCCCCCCTTCCAGCAAAAGCATGCTGCCGCTTTTTGGTAAACTTCAGACCGGGAAGAAAGCACCCACGATACCCCTTAGCAAAACGGACGAAGGTGAAAAATCTGGGGCGGGTAAGAGCGCCGAGGCCGACGGAGAGGTTATCCTGGTAGAGCCCATAAGGGAGTTCCCTCCTCCGCCGCCACCTCCACCGGTGCAGAAAGTCGAAGTGAGCGAGACGACGCAGGAAGAGACGAGTGCTGACACTCAGGTATTACAAGAACCCCGGCTGCTGTACGAGCAGGACTCCTCCGTCATGATAGCTCAGTACCAAGGGGAGCAGGAGCCCCCGATGGAGACCCTCATGCCCGACATGCAGCAGCAGCAGACCCCGATGCACGGCTATGCCGCGTACGCCCCGACCGGCCTGGAAGAGGACGGCCTGGAGGCAGAGGAGGACGGCCTGGCTCCCCTGGAGAGTCAGCCCATCACGTTCACGCCGGAGGAGATGGAGAAGTACAGCAAGCTGCAGCAGGCGGCGCAGCAGCACATCCAGCAGCAGTTGCTGGCAAAGCAGGTCAAGAGCTTCCCGTCGGCCGCCGCGGCAGCCGTGGCCGCCGCCGCTGCCAATCTGGCGCCGGCCCCGCCCCCTCCCGCCCTACAGCAGATCCACATCCAGCAGCCAGCCGCGTCGGCGGCATCCGGTACCTCCATCGCCACTGTGCAGCACGCCATCCTGCAGCATCACGCCGCCGCCGCCATGGGCATCCACCCGGCGCACCCGGCACACCCCGCCCACGCCCAGCTGGCCCAGGTGCACCACATACCCCAGCACCACCTGACCCCCATTTCCTTATCACCTCTCGGCCCCGCCTTGGGACACTCGCTGGGGCACTCGCTGGGCCACGCTGGCCTTATTCCCGCCCACCCCACGGCCTTCCTCTCCGGGCAGCCCATCCACATTATCCCGGCCTCGGCGCTCCACCATACACCCCTCGCTCTCCACCACGTGCCCCACGCCGCGCTCTACCCCACGCTCTTCACGCCTAGACCCTCGCAGGCGGCAGCAGCGGCTGCGGCTCTCCAACTCCACCCGCTCCTTCACCCCATCTTCTCAGGGCAGGACCTCCAACATCCACCTAACCACGGTTCCTGA